In the Flagellimonas sp. MMG031 genome, one interval contains:
- the lipA gene encoding lipoyl synthase — protein MSTSVAENVHPPKGKPKWLRVKLPTGKKYTQLRGLVDKYNLHTICTSGSCPNMGECWGEGTATFMILGNICTRSCGFCGVKTGRPETVDWAEPEKVARSIKIMQIKHAVLTSVDRDDLKDMGSIIWAETVKAVRRMNPDTTMETLIPDFQGISTHLDRILKVAPEVISHNMETVKRLTREVRIQAKYERSLEVLDYLKKNGANRTKSGIMLGLGEEEHEVIATMEDLRKANVDVVTIGQYLQPSKKHLPVKRFILPEQFKKYEEIGLEMGFRHVESGALVRSSYKAHKHIH, from the coding sequence ATGAGCACAAGCGTAGCAGAAAACGTTCATCCACCTAAAGGAAAACCAAAATGGCTTAGGGTAAAATTGCCCACAGGCAAGAAGTACACCCAGCTTAGGGGACTTGTGGACAAGTACAATCTGCATACCATCTGCACCTCAGGCAGCTGCCCAAATATGGGCGAATGTTGGGGAGAGGGTACGGCCACCTTTATGATTTTGGGTAATATCTGTACGCGTTCTTGCGGCTTTTGCGGGGTAAAAACAGGCCGTCCGGAAACCGTGGACTGGGCAGAACCCGAAAAAGTGGCCCGTTCCATAAAAATCATGCAGATCAAACATGCGGTGCTCACCTCCGTAGACCGAGATGATTTGAAGGATATGGGTTCGATTATTTGGGCGGAGACCGTAAAGGCCGTGCGACGAATGAATCCCGATACCACCATGGAAACTTTGATTCCCGATTTCCAAGGCATTTCTACCCATTTGGACCGAATCCTTAAAGTGGCTCCAGAGGTGATTTCCCACAACATGGAAACCGTGAAAAGGCTGACCCGTGAGGTCCGAATCCAAGCCAAATACGAAAGAAGCTTGGAAGTACTGGACTATTTGAAGAAAAACGGTGCCAATAGGACCAAGTCCGGAATTATGCTCGGTTTGGGAGAAGAAGAGCACGAGGTTATCGCAACCATGGAAGACCTGCGAAAGGCCAATGTGGATGTTGTAACGATTGGACAATATTTGCAACCATCAAAAAAACATCTGCCCGTAAAACGGTTTATTTTACCGGAACAGTTTAAAAAATATGAGGAAATAGGCTTGGAAATGGGCTTTAGACACGTAGAGAGCGGGGCCTTGGTGCGATCCTCCTACAAAGCACACAAGCACATCCACTAG
- the lpxK gene encoding tetraacyldisaccharide 4'-kinase has translation MLPLLRKIAFPISLVYAAVVYLRNYLYDVGMLSSKSYGIPTICIGNLSVGGTGKTPMTEYILRLLSNHRVAVLSRGYKRKSKGFYLAGPTSTVLELGDEPYQIHQKFPEVPIAVDADRRNGIEQLERLVRPDMIVLDDAFQHRKVKPTFSILLTTYQKPYRDDWYLPTGDLRDSKREAKRADVIIVTKCPDKLSEKDRMDMVAKLKPNADQKVLFAAFAYKDVVSNGGQKKIPLSHLKNKKFALVTGIAEPGPLVQFLKSQGLDFNHFKFGDHHPFTEREIEGFKGSELIVTTEKDFVRLQGKVENLYYLEVAHSFSSEDEAYLANAVRALL, from the coding sequence ATGCTTCCATTGCTCCGGAAAATAGCGTTCCCCATTTCGTTGGTATATGCCGCGGTCGTTTACTTGAGGAACTATTTGTATGATGTGGGGATGTTATCATCCAAATCTTACGGTATACCCACCATTTGCATCGGGAATTTGAGTGTGGGCGGTACGGGAAAAACACCAATGACAGAATATATATTGAGGTTGCTGTCCAATCATCGTGTAGCCGTTCTAAGCCGGGGATACAAGCGAAAGTCAAAGGGGTTTTATTTGGCCGGGCCAACAAGTACGGTGTTGGAGCTTGGCGACGAACCATACCAAATCCATCAAAAATTTCCCGAAGTTCCTATCGCAGTGGATGCTGATAGGCGCAACGGTATTGAACAATTGGAGCGTTTGGTCCGACCGGATATGATTGTTTTGGATGACGCTTTTCAGCATAGAAAGGTAAAACCGACCTTTTCCATTTTGCTCACTACCTATCAAAAGCCTTATAGGGATGATTGGTATTTGCCCACTGGGGATTTGCGGGATTCCAAAAGGGAAGCTAAACGAGCAGATGTGATCATTGTAACCAAATGTCCTGATAAACTTTCGGAAAAGGATAGGATGGACATGGTTGCAAAACTAAAACCAAATGCGGATCAGAAGGTATTGTTCGCAGCTTTTGCCTATAAAGATGTTGTATCCAACGGTGGCCAAAAAAAGATTCCATTGTCCCATCTCAAGAACAAAAAGTTTGCTTTGGTCACAGGAATAGCGGAACCTGGTCCGTTGGTTCAATTTTTAAAGTCGCAAGGGTTGGATTTCAATCATTTTAAATTTGGAGACCACCACCCATTTACGGAGAGGGAGATTGAAGGTTTTAAGGGTAGCGAGTTGATTGTGACCACGGAAAAGGATTTTGTCCGCTTGCAGGGCAAAGTAGAAAATCTATACTATTTGGAAGTGGCCCATAGTTTTTCTTCCGAAGATGAAGCTTATTTGGCGAATGCTGTTCGAGCATTGCTCTAA
- the gap gene encoding type I glyceraldehyde-3-phosphate dehydrogenase, protein MKNITVGINGFGRIGRTLFRLLRQHPNIQVVAINDMANAETLSHLLKYDSIHGVLNTAVTYKGNHIIVDNQEIPVLNHHHAKEIDWKSHGVDIVVESTGKFKTREDLGHHLKNGAKKVILSVPPMDDSIKMVVLGVNEKIIAPDDDIISNASCTTNNAAPMIKIINELCGIEQAYITTVHSYTSDQSLHDSPHRDLRRSRAAGQSIIPTTTGAAKALTSIFPELSDVIGGCGIRVPVPNGSLTDITFNVVQETSIEEINATFKEQAESTLKGILNYTEDPIVSIDINNSCHSCTFDSLMTSVIGKMVKIIGWYDNETGYCSRIIDLIDLLIKKNYV, encoded by the coding sequence ATGAAAAACATTACGGTTGGAATAAATGGCTTTGGGCGCATAGGGAGAACCCTATTCAGGCTCCTGCGGCAGCATCCAAATATACAGGTAGTCGCCATCAACGACATGGCGAATGCCGAAACCCTGTCACATCTGCTCAAATATGACAGCATACATGGGGTACTGAATACCGCGGTAACCTACAAGGGCAACCATATTATAGTGGATAATCAGGAAATTCCTGTGCTCAACCACCATCATGCCAAAGAAATCGACTGGAAATCACATGGTGTGGATATTGTGGTGGAATCCACGGGAAAGTTCAAGACCAGAGAGGACTTGGGTCACCATTTAAAAAATGGAGCCAAAAAAGTGATTCTCTCCGTACCACCGATGGACGATTCCATTAAAATGGTGGTATTGGGCGTAAACGAAAAAATTATAGCTCCAGACGACGATATTATATCCAACGCCTCTTGTACTACCAACAATGCCGCTCCCATGATCAAAATCATCAATGAGCTATGCGGAATAGAGCAGGCCTACATCACTACAGTACACTCCTACACTTCGGACCAAAGTTTGCACGATAGCCCGCACCGCGACCTAAGACGGTCAAGAGCGGCAGGACAATCCATAATTCCTACCACCACAGGAGCCGCAAAGGCCCTTACCAGTATTTTCCCCGAGCTGTCTGATGTGATAGGCGGATGCGGAATAAGGGTCCCGGTTCCCAACGGCTCCTTGACCGACATTACCTTTAATGTGGTCCAAGAAACCTCTATTGAAGAAATAAATGCTACCTTTAAGGAGCAAGCGGAAAGTACCCTAAAAGGCATACTCAACTATACCGAAGACCCTATTGTTTCTATCGATATAAACAATAGTTGTCACTCTTGTACGTTTGATTCTTTGATGACATCGGTGATCGGCAAAATGGTAAAGATCATTGGATGGTACGATAACGAGACTGGATATTGTTCCAGGATTATTGATTTAATAGATTTGCTCATAAAGAAAAACTACGTTTGA
- a CDS encoding ATP-binding protein, which produces MISTLANKRISVTTLLLLCIWFCTQPFYAQSIGNSASGVKTIFDDFMKYRHENNVEKALESLSEAANVAETNEDSKLLLDTYHQYARLFLEEGDPETAIFYWDRASILLKDTSYSYGEAFHLYLDAALRYGEGNNFQALKQLEESRKVSNNRNLTNNILLLEARIYSNIEKYDDAVKNLHALIVNSDEEERAYLATMANLELAKISVTLNDLDEGIIHSKAALELAQKHGYSKEIKNAYEQLSNIYEKKGNYGESLVYTKALAKLKDSVFNIEKAKLDADTADKVRFDHQMNELNKLQAKNEELSESKNRSEITAILTSAFLTIISLLAVSLFRNNQIKLKTNDLLYTKNKELELARDAAVSAMEAKTNFLSTVTHELRTPLYAVTGLTHLLLEENPSEHQKEHLKSLKFSGEYLLNFINDILQINKIDAEKLEPLNIEFKLHKVLEDVVESLQQNANEKKTELILDYDPTIPKKLMGDPIKLSQIFMNLVGNALKFTKNGKVEVIAKMLKKDEDQVKLYFEVRDNGIGISEDQQKNIFESFEQGSIQINREYGGTGLGLTIVKSLLGLFGTTIQLESELGHGSSFYFELDVDYEAKDGEEVPFELNVEEFQFKGLHVLVVEDNKINQVITKKMLTKKEITCDIANNGNEAIDMAKNNTYDAILMDIHMPGISGEEATRQIRKFDKNIPIIALTAISLDDSLDSFYEAGCNDVVTKPL; this is translated from the coding sequence TTGATTTCAACCTTGGCCAACAAAAGGATAAGCGTTACCACGCTACTTCTACTGTGCATTTGGTTTTGCACACAGCCTTTTTATGCCCAAAGTATTGGTAATTCAGCATCCGGCGTGAAGACCATTTTCGACGATTTCATGAAGTATCGCCATGAAAACAATGTAGAGAAAGCCCTGGAATCTCTTAGCGAAGCCGCCAATGTTGCCGAGACCAATGAAGATTCCAAGCTCCTGCTGGACACCTATCATCAGTACGCCCGCCTTTTTTTGGAAGAAGGAGACCCAGAAACGGCCATATTTTACTGGGATAGGGCAAGTATTCTGCTCAAGGACACCTCTTATTCCTATGGAGAGGCATTCCACTTGTATTTGGATGCCGCACTTCGCTATGGCGAGGGAAACAATTTTCAGGCGTTAAAACAACTTGAGGAGTCAAGAAAAGTAAGTAACAACCGAAACCTCACCAACAATATTTTATTGCTGGAAGCACGAATCTATTCCAACATCGAAAAATATGATGATGCGGTCAAAAACTTACATGCCCTAATTGTCAACTCAGATGAAGAGGAAAGGGCCTATTTGGCCACGATGGCCAATCTGGAATTGGCCAAGATCAGTGTGACCTTAAATGACCTTGATGAAGGAATCATCCATTCCAAAGCCGCCTTGGAGCTGGCCCAAAAACATGGCTACTCCAAAGAAATCAAAAACGCCTACGAGCAATTGTCCAATATCTACGAAAAAAAGGGGAACTACGGGGAATCCTTGGTCTACACAAAGGCGTTGGCAAAACTGAAGGACTCCGTTTTCAATATCGAAAAGGCAAAATTGGATGCAGATACGGCCGACAAAGTCCGTTTCGACCACCAGATGAACGAACTCAACAAACTGCAGGCCAAAAACGAGGAGTTGAGCGAGTCCAAAAACCGCTCTGAGATAACAGCGATATTAACCTCTGCTTTTTTGACAATCATTTCCCTATTGGCCGTTTCGCTCTTTAGGAACAACCAAATCAAGTTAAAGACCAACGACCTGCTTTATACCAAGAACAAGGAATTAGAGTTGGCGAGGGATGCAGCGGTATCGGCCATGGAAGCCAAGACCAACTTTTTGTCCACGGTAACGCACGAACTTCGAACACCACTCTACGCCGTAACAGGGCTTACGCACCTGTTGTTGGAAGAAAATCCTTCGGAACACCAAAAAGAACATCTGAAGTCGCTCAAGTTTTCAGGGGAATACCTGCTAAATTTCATCAACGACATTTTACAGATCAACAAGATTGATGCAGAAAAATTGGAACCGCTCAATATTGAGTTTAAACTGCACAAAGTGCTCGAAGATGTAGTGGAATCGCTGCAACAGAATGCCAATGAAAAGAAGACGGAGCTTATTTTGGATTATGACCCCACCATTCCAAAAAAGTTGATGGGCGACCCCATCAAGCTCTCACAAATCTTCATGAATCTTGTTGGGAACGCATTGAAGTTCACTAAAAATGGTAAGGTGGAAGTCATTGCCAAAATGCTGAAAAAAGATGAGGACCAAGTAAAATTATATTTTGAGGTCCGCGACAACGGAATAGGTATTTCGGAAGACCAACAGAAAAATATCTTTGAAAGTTTTGAGCAGGGATCTATTCAGATCAACAGGGAATATGGTGGAACAGGGCTCGGCCTAACCATTGTAAAAAGCCTATTGGGATTGTTCGGCACTACCATCCAATTGGAAAGCGAATTGGGCCATGGAAGCTCATTCTATTTTGAACTCGATGTGGATTACGAGGCCAAGGATGGCGAAGAGGTCCCATTTGAACTGAATGTTGAGGAATTCCAATTTAAGGGACTGCATGTATTGGTCGTGGAAGACAATAAAATCAATCAGGTAATCACCAAAAAAATGCTCACCAAAAAAGAGATTACCTGCGACATTGCTAACAATGGTAACGAAGCCATTGATATGGCAAAAAATAACACCTACGATGCCATTCTGATGGACATCCACATGCCCGGCATCAGCGGTGAGGAGGCTACGAGACAAATACGCAAGTTCGATAAAAACATTCCTATAATCGCCTTGACCGCCATTTCTTTGGATGATAGTTTGGATAGCTTTTATGAAGCCGGCTGCAACGACGTGGTCACCAAACCCCTTTAA